GCTGATGGTACCCTTGTGTAAGGTGACCAGTTCTTTTGTCAATGACAGGCCGAGACCTGTACCGGTAGGGGAGAAATTGAGTTGGGTGAAACGTTGGAATACCATGTGCTGTTTCTCGGCAGAGATAGCAATACCATTGTCAACTACCTTGATGGTAAGCTGGTGATCTATGTGTACAAGCAGGTCAATTTTACCGCCGGCAGGTGTGAATTTATGTGCGTTGGACAATAAGTTATAGAGTATTTTATCCAGCTTGCCCTGGTCTACCCAGGCCATGCAGGCATCTACATTTGCACGAAATGACAAGGTGATTTGCTTTTGTGCCGCCAGGTCCGTAAAACCATTACAGATGTCCTGTATGAATTGAATCATTTCCGTTTCCTGTACCTGTAACTGCAGTTTCTTATGCTGTATTTTCCGGAAGTCCAGGAGCTGGTCAGCAAGGCGCATGAGGTGTGCGACCTGTCTTTGCATAATATGCAGATGCTTGTTGCCGGATTGCTTACCGGGAATTAATTGTTCCATGGCACTCACAATGAGTGACAGGGGTGTTCTGAATTCATGAGAAATATCTGTAAAGAAATTGAGCTTATATTCTGTCAGTTCTTTTTCCAGGGTCACTGCATGTTGTAGGCGATGAATGCGCCTGTTGATCACGATGACACACATCACCATACCGATGATCAGTGCAAGTGATAACATAATGGCTACATTCGATCTCCAGAATGGCGGTAATACCGTGATCTGTATGCGTGCTTCATGTTTGCTCCAGCTACCGTCGTCATTGGTACCCCGTACTTTGAATGTATATTTCCCGGGAGGCAGATTGCGATAAGTAGCCACATTGTAACTGGAGGGCGCATTCCATTCATCTTCATAGTTTTCTAGGATATAGGTGTATTTATTCTGCTGCGGATTCCGGAGTGCCAGTGAAGCAAAGGAGATACTGAATACTTTCTGACCCGGTTCTAAGGTGATGGACCTGGCAGTGCTGATAGATTCTTCCAGTACTACGGGATTGCCGGCCACACTCAGCCCGGTCAGTAATACGGGGGCATCTGCATTGCCATTCTTCAATTGCCCCGGGAAGAAACTGTAAAACCCATTCAGACTACCCCAGAGTAGCTGCCCGTTCTCCCTGCGAAAACACGCCCCTTCTGAGAATAAATTGCCTAATGGATTGTTGGCAAAATAGAAGACCTCGAATGTGCTCTTTTCAGGGTTGAAACGGGTTAATCCATTTTCTGTACTCACCCAGAGATTACCTTGTGCATCTTCGAGCATGCTATTTACCACATCGTGCGAAAGCCCCTGTTCAGTGGTGTAATTGATAAATGTCTTTTTTTGTGGTACAAACCTGCTAAAGCCACCACCGGTGGTGCCTATCCAGATCCTTCCCTTATGATCTTCGCAGAGACTTTTGATTTCATTACTACCCAGGCCTGCCTGATAGGTGGTGATGTCATTATTGCCCGCCAGCAGGTGTTCGGGATTAAATACGAGCAGGCCATTGTTTGTGCCGGCCCAGAGCTGGTTATGCTGATCCTGCAATAAACAGCGGATGTATACAGGGTTCACGCCATCATGAAAGAAGTTTTGCCATTCCAGTTGATTCCCACCCTTGTAGGTAGCGAGATATAAACCACTGCCAAAGGTACCGACCCACATTCTTTGCTGGCGGTCCTGCATGATGGTATACACTAATCTGTTATCTCTGCTGGGCAATAAAAAATGCCTGGCTTTTTGCTGGAGGGAATCGCGGTGTACGATGTATACGCCATCGCCTTTGGTGCCAATCCAGAGATAGCCCCTTGCATCTTCGGTCATACAGTAGATGTTTGCGCATTGGCCGGGGAGCAGGTGATCTAAGGAGCGGTTTTTTTCGAGGTGATCATTGTATAGATACAAAGCCCCATTGCGTGTACTGACCCAGATGCGTTTGTAGCTATCTTCGAAGATGGTCTTTACCCCATTGGCGGCATAGCGTTCCGGGGTTTGTGCTTCGGGGAAAATATGGGTCACATGCAGGGATTGCGGTGTGAGTTTTTGCAGACCGGTATGTTCGGCACCTACCCAGATCAAACCGGCGCGATCGGCAATGACGCTGAGCAGGTAATTGGTACTAAGGCCATTGGGATTGTCCGGATCATATACAAAACGTTGCAGCTGCCGGTTTGTTTTATCAAAACAATACAGGCCACCGCCATAGGTAGTGATCCATACCTTGCCTTTATGATCTGCTGCAAAAGCAAAGCGGCAATCGTCGATGACCTTCATGACGCTGGCAGGGATCAGTGTAATGCGCTGACTGAATGCCTGCGCGGGGTCAAGGTACCAGACGTTGCCGGTGTGGTTATTGACCCAGATGCCTGCGTCCTGGTCTGTCTCAATATCTATATGGCCGGGGATGTCTTCTCCGAATAAGCGGGTGGTGGGGATGAGACGATTGTTTTGGAGGTCAGCTATTTTCAGGCCATCCTGCTGGGTGCCCAGTAAGATCCGGTTATTGGGTAGGATAGCGGCATCTGTGAGGATGGTGCCGGGTAAAGGATCGTTGAAAGTACATTTGTTAGTGTGCAGGTCATGGATAAGGATCCCCTGTTTTTTTATAAAATACAATTGCTCCGCCTTTGTGATGGCTTTTATAAAGTTGCCTTCATACAGTGGTATTGCATTTCCCTGTTTGTCCAGCTGGTATAAGTTCTTATCTGTACCTATCCATTCTGTATGCCGGGAGTCTTCGAATATAAAATGTACCGAACCTAAGTTATAGTGGCGGCCATTGTGGAGGCAGCCGTTGGTTTTGCTATAGAGCCATACGCCTTTTGTCGTTTCAAAGAGGTGGTCGTAGGTGAGGTCGGCGCTGTCGGGTATGATATTGATGAAGGTTTCTTTGCCGGGGTCAAAGCAATGGTAATGCCCTTCGGCAGTTTTGACCCAGATAATGCCTTTTTTGTCTTCATAGAGGGAGCGGATGCGGTTGTCGCTAATGGGCTGTGTGATGCCGGTATTGGTGCGGTATACGGTGAATTTTCTGCCGTCGTACCTGTTCAGGCCATTGAGGGTGCCAACCCAGATAAATCCTTTTTTATCCTGGAGCAGGCAGCGTACGGTATTTTGGGAGAGGCCGTCGTATGTGGTGAGTTGTTCCAGCCGGATATTGGCGGAGGGATCGGTGTTGGTTCGGGAACTTGTGTGAATTTCCCCAGGGGGATTCGTGTAGGTTTTATTGGCTGTTCCGGTATGAGTTTCCCTGGGGGAACTTGTGTGAATTTCCCTGGAGGTATTTGTGTAGGTTTTACTGGCGGCTCCCGTATGAGTTTCCCTGGCAGTACCAGCCTGCGTCTCCCTGACGGTATTTGTTCGGGTTTTCTTTTCCGGATTTGTATCGACAGGGCTGGCCGAAAGAATGGAAAGCCCGGTTAAGGACGGCAATAGTAAGCCGCATAACAAATGGAAGTATTGTTGCAGTCGCATAACGTTTTTCTTTGCCGGCATCAGGTGGAACTAGCCGGATGGAATTTATAAAGCCTGAATCAGTTCGTTCGTATGAGCAATATAAAAAAATAACCCCTACTCATTATCCTATAGTGTCATAGCAACACTTTTTCGCACATTTTTCTATCCTTTTGTCAATTTTTCCATGCCGCTGACCACATTTTTACAGGGTTTACTACAATTATCCATTGCACAATTATGGGATAGGAGATAGATTTGAGGCTATGATCAGGTCTATATTTACGATAATTTGTTTGTATGTGATAATGCCAGCCCGGGCACAGCAATTTACCCGGCAGGGGAATGCATTTCAAATTCACACCGCAGCACAGTCTTTTCAGCTGGAATTTTGTACACCGACCCTATTCAGGGTGAGTTATGGTAACCCTGCCAGGGAGCCTTTGATGGTAACAAGGTATGCCTGGGATAGTGTGTCGGTACAGGTCAATGATGGAGATGGGAAATTACAGCTTACCACCAGCGGTCTCAGGGTCGTGGTTGGCACAACGGGGTTACTGGAAGTATATGATTCCAATGGCCGCTTACTCTCTGCTGATAAAAGCAGGGATTCTTCCGGCATCAAAAAAGTACTTCAGGCAGATGAGCACTTCTTTGGCTTTGGAGAGCGAATGGACTTCCTGGATCAGCGGGGTAAAAAAGTGCAGCTCGAGGTAGGCAGGGGTAAGGAGAAGCCGCATATTGTAGGTGCTTACAATGTTTTGCAGGCGAATTACAGCCCGGTACCTTTTTTCATGAGTACAAAGGGCTATGGTATTTTCCTGCATACGACCTATAATTCCAGCTGGGATATGGGGAATACAGCTTTAGATACCTATAGTTTCTCTGCTGCCCGGGGGCCACTGGAATATTACTTTATATACGGCCCTCAGTTTACAGATCTTTTGGATCAGTATACCGGTCTGACCGGTAAGTCTCCTTTATTGCCACAGTTCGCCCTTGGACTGCATGTAGGCACCTATAGCGGTGGTACCTGGGGCCATGAGGAACTGACTTCTTCCGCCTATGTGATAGAACTGGCTCGCCGGTTCAGGAAGATGGGCATCCCGGTAGATATTCTTTTCCTGGATTCTACCTGGCGATTATTTGGGGAGAACGGAGGTAAAGGAGCAACTTCTTTTGAGTGGAGAGAGACCTTTAGTAATCCGAAGGCAATGTTCGACACCCTGTACAATTTACATTATAATATGGTGGGCCTGCATATCCGGCCAAGGATAGACAATGGTACACGCTATAAATTGTTAGACACTGCGAGGAGTTTACATTATACATATCCGGAGGCGAATAACCCCGGTGAGTTCATCAACTATTTTGATTCTGCCGCTGTGAGCTGGTGGTGGCAACATGCTGCCATGAAAGTAGCCGCTGCTGGTGCACGTTTTTTTAAGACAGACGAGGGCAGCGCTTTTGGTGCCCTGGCCAATGAAAGTGCAAAGACCGGCCCCGGTGGCCCTGAAGCCCAGCGCCTGCACAATGTATTCCCGATCGCGTATGCGAAGGCGGCGTACGAGCAGTTTGCTGCTTATAACCAAATGCGTGGTCTGAACCAAACCCGCGAAGGCTATGCCGGTATTCAGCGTTTCCCTTTCATCTTTGCGGGTGACTGGCCCAGTCAATGGCAGTACTTTGAACCGGTGATAAAAGCGGGTTTGAATATAGGCGTATCCGGTGTCGGTTACTGGGCGCATTGCATGGGGGGATTTGAGCAAGCTGCAGATCCGGAATTGTATGTACGCTGGGTACAGTTTGGTATGCTAAGCCCGGTGGCTTTATTATTCGGCATGGATCATCCGGGCTATAAAGAGCCCTGGCGTTATGGCCGGGAAGTCACCGAAATCTTTAAGCAATATGATGAAATGAGGTATAGCCTGCTACCATATCTTTATAGTGCCAGCTATCATCAGTATAAAACCGGTACGCCCATCATGAGCGCCCTTGTACTGGCTTACCAGGATGATGTAAATGTTTACAACATTGCAGATCAGTACCTGCTTGGAGAGAATATCATGGTATGCCCGGTTACAGAAAAAGGGGCGGCCACCCGCGTGGTGTATCTACCACAGGGCGAATGGATCGACTACTGGACAGGCCGGCATTATGAGGGAAAGACCTACCTGAATGCCGTATGCCCGCTTGACAAAGTACCTATCTTCATTAAAGCAGGCAGCATTATTCCAAAGCAGCAGGTGGTGCAGTATGTAGGGCAGCGTGTAATCGACAATGTGATACTGGAAATATATCCCGGCACTGAGAGCAAGGCAGACCTGTATACCGATGATGGCAAAAGCCTGCAATATCAGCAGGGGAGCTATGCAATTACCCACATAGATCAGCGGACAGAAAATGGCAGCTGCCGCATACACATCAGTGCACCTGAAGGGAAATTTAACGCTCCCACCAGGACCTTTACCCTCAGGGTGCATTTAGACAAAGCTCCTGCCAATGGCAAGGGGCAATACGATGCCGCTGCGCAGGTGTATACCCTCACAGGCATCGAGGCCAGTAAAGAAAATACGATACTCATCAACTGATATGAAACAAACTGGATTGATAGCATTGCTGCTTGGCTGTATGCTGTCTGTAAAAGCACAAACAATTTCCCTGAAGGGAGAATGGCAGTTCACCACTGATTCTGCCGGACAATGGAGCACCGTGAAACTACCGGGTTCTATGCTGGAAAACGGGAAGGGCACAGATGTGTCGGTGAACACGAAATGGACAGGGAGTATCTATGATAGCTCCTGGTACTTCAATCCTGAAATGGCGAAATACCGGGTGCCGGGGAATATTAAATTTCCTTTCTGGCTTACACCGGCAAAGACCTATGTCGGTCCGGCATGGTATCAGAAAGTAGTTACTATTCCGGCTGACTGGAAGGACCGGCGTATTACATTCACTATGGAAAGACCGCATTGGGAAACAGTGGTGTATGTAGACGGGCAGCGTGCCGGTATGCAGAATAGTATGAGTGCGCCACATATATATGATTTGTCTGCCTTGCTGCCCCCGGGGAAGCATACAATTTTGGTGCGTATTGATAACCGGATTAAGGAGGTCAATGTAGGACCCGATTCACATAGTATAACAGATCATACACAGGGGAACTGGAATGGAACGATCGGCAAACTGGAATTGAATGCAGGGAGTACAATATGGATGGAGGATGTGCAGGTATACCCGGATGTGAAGAATCATGTGGCGCGGTTGAAAATAATAGTGGGTAGGAAAAATAAGGGAGCTGTAGGCGGCCATATCGTTGTGTCTGCGAATAATATACCAGCGAAGGAATTTCCGTTTCAACTGAAAGAGGACACGGGCACTGTGGTGGTCGATTATCCAATGGGGAATGATGTATTGCTGTGGGATGAGTTTCATCCTAACTTATACACTTTGCAGGTACAGCTGACACCTGCGGATGGTGAGGCCAGTGTAAAGAACATCATTTTCGGTATGCGGGAATTCAGCATCTACAATACCCGCTTTATGGTGAATGGCAGGCCTGTATTTCTGCGTGGTACGGTAGACAATGCGGTGTTTCCTTTAACGGGGTATCCGCCGATGGATGAAGCCAGCTGGATGCGTATTTTCCAGAAAGCGAAATCATATGGTCTGAATCATATGCGTTTCCATTCCTGGTGCCCGCCGGAAGCTGCTTTCAGCGCGGCTGATAAAGTAGGTTTTTATTTGCAGCCGGAAGGACCCAGCTGGGCGAATCATGGTACCTCACTGGGCGATGGTCTGCCGGTAGATCAATACATTTATGATGAAACCAATCGCATAGCGAAAGCATATGGAAACTATGCATCTTTCTGTATGCTCGCTTATGGCAATGAACCCAAGGGCGGTCACCAGGTAGATTACCTCACGCAATTCATTGCCTACTGGAAAGAGAAAGATAACAGGCGTGTATATACAGGCGCCTCTGTAGGTAATAGCTGGCCCCTGGTGCCGGACAATGAATACATGGTAAAGGCGGGGGCACGTGGTCTGCGCTGGTCTACATTGCCGGGGAGTGATTTCGATTACTATGAGCGTATCAAAGATTTTCATGTACCCTATGTCAGCCATGAAATGGGGCAGTGGTGTGTGTATCCTGACTTTACTGAGATACCCAAATATGCAGGATTATACAAGGCAAAGAATTTCGAGATCTTCCGCGACCAGCTGAACGCACATCACATGGGTGCACAGGCGAAAGATTTCTTTATGGCTTCCGGGAAATTGCAGGTCCTGTGTTATAAAGCTGAGATAGAAGCGGCGTTGCGTACACCTGGTCTGGCGGGCTTCCAGTTATTGTCCATCAATGATTATCCCGGTCAGGGCACGGCATTGGTAGGAGTATTGGATCCATTCTGGAATGAAAAACCTTATGTCAGCGAAAAGGAGTGGCGGCGTTTTTGTAGTCCGACGGTATTGCTGGCAAGAATACAAAAGTTTGTATATACCAGCCGGGATACCCTGCATGCAGCTATATCAGTAACGAATTTTGGAGAGAAAGCATTGGGTGCTTTGCAGCCTGTATGGAAGATAAAAGACAAGACAGGAAAGGTATTGCAGCAGGGTACATTCCCTGTTACGAATATTCCATTAGGTGATAATATCCCTTTAGGTGAATTGCATGTGCCTTTAAATTTTAATGGAAATGTAATTTTAGAGACCAGTCTGGATGGTACGGAAATAAGCAACAGCTGGCCGCTGTGGGTATATCCGCCTGCGTTAGAAATCACTGATAAAGGGGTGTATGTATGTGATACACTGGATGCTACCGCACAAAAAGAATTACAGAACGGGGGCAAGGTGTTACTGCTGGCAGCAGGCAAGGTACAGCAGGGGAAAGAAGTGATACAAAACTTTACACCGGTGTTCTGGAATACATCCTGGTTTAAGATGCGACCGCCGCATACGCTGGGTATTTTAGTGAACCCCAAGCATCCATTGTTTGCAGATTTTCCAACCGATTATTATAGTGATTACCAGTGGTGGGAGCTGGTGAATAATACGCAGGTGATGGACCTGTCAGATTTCCCAGCAGGCCTGACCCCGTTGATCCAGAACATAGATACCTGGTTCCTGAACAGGCGAATTGGGATGGCGGTAGAAGCGAAAGTAGGGAAGGGGCGTTTGCTCATATCAAGTATTGACCTGAAAAAGGAAGGGATCGTTACCCGGCAACTGCATTATAGTTTACTGAAGTATATGCAGTCAGCTAAATTCAATCCTGCTGTAGAGGTGAAGCTGCCGGTGATCCAGGAATTGTTCAGACCCGGTGCATCCAGGAAGATTAACCTGTATACGAAGGATAGTCCGGACGAATTGAAGCCGACAACATTACGTTTGCCATCAGTAGTGGGAGATCATATGGTGTTGCAGCAAAATGCGGAAGTGAATATCTGGGGATGGGGGAATGCCGGTGAGAAGGTGACGATCCGGAATAACTGGGATAATAAAACGATAGCGACGACGGTGGGTAAAGATGGACGCTGGCAGGCGGTATTGCCTACGGCTAAAGCAGGTGGCCCTTATACACTGGCGATAAATAATATTCGCCTGTCTGATATTTATTTAGGGGAAGTATGGCTTTGCTCAGGTCAGTCAAATATGGACATGACAGTGGCCCGCGAAGACAGGTATTGGTGCGGGGTATATAATGAAGCTGCAGAAGTGGCAGCAGCAAATTATCCCTTGATCCGTGTGTTTGATACGGACTTTACGCCGACAGATACGATTCAGTCTGATGTAAAAGGGAAGTGGGAAATTTGTTCACCAGCAACGGTTGGTCATTTCTCTGCTGCTGCTTATTTCTTTGCCCGTCATCTGCAACAGCAATTACATGTACCGGTAGGTTTACTCACGACGGCTTATGGTGGCAGTACAGCGGAAGCATGGATAAGCAAAAAAGAATTGGCTACACATAATTTCCAGTCCTTATTAGATGTATATACTGCGCGGAAAGCGGGTTATGATACAAGCTTTGTTGCACGAAGTAAATATGCGGTAGCTTTAGAGAAATATAACACAGATGCTGCTGTGGCAAAGGCGGAACATAAAGACCCACCGAGAGCACCGAAGGACCCTAATCCCCAGCATGATCAGCATAGTCCGGCAGTGTTATACAATGGCATGGTAGCACCGCTGGTTCCTTATACAATTAAAGGAGCAATCTGGTACCAGGGAGAATCCAATGCAAACAATCCAAACATTTATCGTTCACTGATGGAGACATTGGTAGCGGGATGGCGGGCGGAATGGCAGCAGGTAGAATTCCCTTTTTATTATGTGCAGTTAGCGAATTATGGTAAGCCGGATTCATTGGCAGTGAAAGAGAATGGAACGGTGTTAATCAGGCAGGCGCAGCTGGAGAATTTAAGTATTCCGAATAGTGGGATGGCAGTGGCGATAGATAATGCAAACCCGGAAGATCCGGGGAATATACATCCGAAGAATAAGCAGGAGATCGGGCTGCGATTAGCTTTGATCGCAGAGGCGAAAACCTATGGACAGAATAATGTCTACAGTGGTCCTGTGTATTCAAAGATGGAAATAAAAGGGAAGGAGATCCGTTTGTATTTTGAACATACTGATGGAGGATTGGTCGCGAAAGGCGATACATTGAAAGGGTTTGCGATTGCAGGTGCGGATCAGAAATTTGTATTTGCGAATGCAAGGATTGAGGGGAATACAGTGCTTGTATCAGCACCCGGAATATCAAAACCATTGGTAGTAAGATATGGATGGGCAGGTAATCCTGTTGTGAATTTGTATAACAGGGCCGGGCTGCCTGCAAGTCCATTTAAAACAGATAAATAATTTGCATTTTGACCAAATGCAGGTCATACCAGTTCCGCTGGCAAAAAACAGTTTCTACCGAAGGTGGGAACTGTTTTTTTTTGCTCATTGCGATTAAATCACCATTAAATAGTACAAATTTCCATTGTTCCCCTACACCCCTGCGCCTACTTTTACCCACATGGAATCGCATTACCAACAACAACGGCTTACGCGTCTCAAACGATTAGAAAAACTATTACTCATTCTTATTATATCGGCTACCGCACTGGTGGCCTGGCTAATCTTTTTCAATTAGTATCAACCAACGAAAGCGTTATGAAAAAACTTCTATTGCTGGCTGCATTGCTCATTCCGCAATGCCTCTATGCAGCATTCGCCCCCGTAACAGGACAAATCGTGGACGATGCAGATCAGACACCATTAATCGGCGTGAGTGTGCAGGTGAAAAATACCCCCAGAGGTACCACCACCAATGCCCAGGGACAATTCACGCTCGACGTATCTAACAATGCAACACTTGTGATCTCTTATGTCGGTTATGAATCGAAAGAGGTCACCGTCAGTGGCCCACATCTCAGCATCCGTTTATCCAAGGTAAACAGAGGATTGAATGAGGTCGTCGTTATCGGCTATGGCAGCGTTGCTAAAAAGAACCTGGTCGGCGCTGTAGCATCTATCGGCGAAACCCAGATCAAAGATCGGCCCATCACCCGCATCGATCAGGCCCTTGCTGCCCAGATGCCCGGAGTGCAGGTACAGTCTGTAACCGGTACACCCGGCGCCGCTTTACAGATCAGGGTGCGGGGTGCTGCCTCCGTATCAGGCAGCAATGATCCCCTGTACATTGTAGACGGTGTTCCCGTAGAAGACCTTGGCGACATGGACCCTGCTACCATTCAATCCGTAGACGTGCTCAAAGATGCATCGGCGGCAGCGATCTATGGTGCCAGAGGTTCCAATGGTGTAGTGCTCATCACTACCAAAAGAGGGAAAAGCGGCAGACCCGTTATCGCTTTCTCTGCTAACTATGCAAGGCAGGCACCGGAAAAATTAGTAGCCATGATGTCGCCCACACAATGGATCCAATTGAAGAAAGATCTCATTGATTCCTCCTGGACAGCCTATGGCAGAACCAAAGGGAAGAACTACCAGGCCGGCGATAACATGAATTTCCGGGCAACAGAATTAGGAGGTACTACCGCCAATACGCATAAACTGGCCAACACTACCTACATGTACGATCCTTACTGGAATTACGGTACAGACAGTCTCGATTTCGTAGACTGGCAGGATGAATTCTTCCAGCCGGCATGGATGCAGAAATACAATCTCTCTGCATCCGGCGGCAATGAAAACGTGGCCTACCTCTTATCGGGTGAATACATGGATCAGGATGGGATGGCTGTGAACACCGGTTATAAGCGTTATACCTTCCGTTCTAACATGGAAATAAAACTCAGCGATCGCGTAAAACTGGGTTTGAATTTATCACCTTCTATCTCCTGGACAGACGGCGCCGGTATTGATGGCCGCGGAGGAATAGGGCCTTCAGTAGCAGGTACCGCACCTATCCAGGAGAAAGGTGTCGGTGTACACTCCGGTGCCATTGGTACGGATGCGTATCGTTGGGTGGCGGACCAGATCAGCCCTGTGGAAGTGATGGAAAAGACGATGAACAAAACGGAGCTGACGAAACTGCTTTCCCAGATGTACATCAATGCTGCCCTGGCAAAAGGTCTCCGCCTGAACCTGACCGGTGCCTGGAACAGCAGCAGCAGTGACTATAAATATTATCAGCCTACTTCCGTTACTTCTGCCAGGCGTACGGCGGCAGAAGGTTCACAGAGCACCGCTACCCGCAAAACTTCCCGCAATCAATACTACCTCTTCCAGGCTTTGCTCACCTATGATAAACAAGTGGGTAAACATGGCTTTAACTTCATTGCGGGCGCTAGTACGGAAAATAACAATATAGCTACCAGCACCCAGACCAATAAAGTATTCGCCAATGATAACCTGTATACTTTTGACCAGGGATCCTCTACCGTGACAGCCAGTAGTACCACTGAATCAAAACGTACACTGGTTTCCTTCTTTGGCCGTATCAACTACAATTATAACAGCCGTTATTTATTGTCTGTGAGCTTCAGGCAGGATGGTAGTTCCCGTTTTGGGGAGGATTCCCGCTGGGGTGCATTTCCCGCTGCCTCTGTAGGCTGGAGGATCAGTGATGAACGATTTATGAGTGGGCTGAAACATATTTTCAATGACCTGAAACTCCGCTACGCATGGGGGATTGCAGGGAATGACAGAATAGGAGGTGATTACCCTGCCATCGGTTTGGTGACCAGTACAAACTACGTATTTGGTGAAACCCAGGCACAAACCACCGGTTTCTCCGTGACCAGTATCACCAACCCTAACCTGCGCTGGGAAAAAACGACCTCCAATGATGTTGGTTTTGATGCCAGTGTGCTGAAAGACCGTCTCTCTATTTCTTTCGATTATTACGACAAGATGACCAGAGACCTGCTGCTCAGCGTACCCGTGGCCAGGGCTACCGGTTTTACTAAGCAAAATGCCAATATCGGTTCTGTGAGAAACTGGGGGTATGAGATCAACCTGAGCACAAGGAATATCAAAACGAAGAACTTCAACTGGGAGACCTCCCTGAACTTCTCCTGGAACAAGAACAAGGTGGTAAAACTGAACAATGACAACACCCCCATCTACACCGGTTGGGAGAGTACTGTAAAAATAGCTGTAGGAAGGCCTTTATACTCCTATGTTCTCTACGATGCTGTAGGAGTATACCAAACCGAAGATCAGCTTAAAAACCTGCCTAAAAGGGCCAGTACGATCATTGGTGATCCTGTGTACAGAGACGTAAACAAAGACGGCAGTATCGATGCCAATGACATGACCGGGGTAGGTCACCCTGATCCCAACTATACCTGGGGGATGACGAACCGTTTCAGTTACAAGCGTTTCGATCTGTCTGTTTTATTCCAGGGTCAGTGGGGCAACCAGATCTTCAGCATGTTCGGCCGCAACATTGACCGGCCTACTACTGGCCTGGGCAACTACAATGCAAAGCAGGTATGGGTGAACCGATTCCGTAGCCTGAGTGAGCCCGGTGATGGCAAGACTCCCCGCATTGATGCCTCTACAGCCAGTTTGTACGATACCCGCTGGTTATACAGTGGTGCTTTTTACAAGATCAAGAACATCACCCTCGGTTATACTTTCCGCCCTGGAATCGTAAAAGGGATCAGCAGTGCCAGGTTGTATTTCAGCGTAGACAATCTGTGGATGCATGATAGTTATTCCGGTGGTTATTCCCCTGAAGCATTTCAGTATGATTACCTGAGTGACTGGTCCAGTTATCCGACTGCACGCACTTACAGCATGGGTATTAATATCGGATTATAAAAATGAGCCACATGAAATATTTTATCGCAATCATTTGCATCAGCATATTAGCGGCCTGTAATAAAGATTTTCTGGATACAGCGCCCATCTCCAATCAGAATGAAAGCAGCTTTTATAAA
This window of the Chitinophaga sancti genome carries:
- a CDS encoding SusC/RagA family TonB-linked outer membrane protein; its protein translation is MKKLLLLAALLIPQCLYAAFAPVTGQIVDDADQTPLIGVSVQVKNTPRGTTTNAQGQFTLDVSNNATLVISYVGYESKEVTVSGPHLSIRLSKVNRGLNEVVVIGYGSVAKKNLVGAVASIGETQIKDRPITRIDQALAAQMPGVQVQSVTGTPGAALQIRVRGAASVSGSNDPLYIVDGVPVEDLGDMDPATIQSVDVLKDASAAAIYGARGSNGVVLITTKRGKSGRPVIAFSANYARQAPEKLVAMMSPTQWIQLKKDLIDSSWTAYGRTKGKNYQAGDNMNFRATELGGTTANTHKLANTTYMYDPYWNYGTDSLDFVDWQDEFFQPAWMQKYNLSASGGNENVAYLLSGEYMDQDGMAVNTGYKRYTFRSNMEIKLSDRVKLGLNLSPSISWTDGAGIDGRGGIGPSVAGTAPIQEKGVGVHSGAIGTDAYRWVADQISPVEVMEKTMNKTELTKLLSQMYINAALAKGLRLNLTGAWNSSSSDYKYYQPTSVTSARRTAAEGSQSTATRKTSRNQYYLFQALLTYDKQVGKHGFNFIAGASTENNNIATSTQTNKVFANDNLYTFDQGSSTVTASSTTESKRTLVSFFGRINYNYNSRYLLSVSFRQDGSSRFGEDSRWGAFPAASVGWRISDERFMSGLKHIFNDLKLRYAWGIAGNDRIGGDYPAIGLVTSTNYVFGETQAQTTGFSVTSITNPNLRWEKTTSNDVGFDASVLKDRLSISFDYYDKMTRDLLLSVPVARATGFTKQNANIGSVRNWGYEINLSTRNIKTKNFNWETSLNFSWNKNKVVKLNNDNTPIYTGWESTVKIAVGRPLYSYVLYDAVGVYQTEDQLKNLPKRASTIIGDPVYRDVNKDGSIDANDMTGVGHPDPNYTWGMTNRFSYKRFDLSVLFQGQWGNQIFSMFGRNIDRPTTGLGNYNAKQVWVNRFRSLSEPGDGKTPRIDASTASLYDTRWLYSGAFYKIKNITLGYTFRPGIVKGISSARLYFSVDNLWMHDSYSGGYSPEAFQYDYLSDWSSYPTARTYSMGINIGL